The Lysinibacillus pakistanensis genome includes a window with the following:
- a CDS encoding alpha/beta fold hydrolase translates to MIKICLFAFIILLLFALILFGYRFIAQQRIHQKSAEIIENGGISELKEIAVNGDKQFILVEGQDKEKPFCLFLHGGPGSPFPYGVSARTLYPEITENCVAVYYDQRGSGKSYNKELSVTTMNLSQFTEDANHIVDYIREHYQQEKIFIIGQSFGTIIGTQLVAKYPEKFHAYLGIAQITDIIKGQELGYSWLKNEARANDDEKTLRILEDLGKGPYLAEDEDQFSDLINRYKGMNYFDETIEKVNLFGLIKGAFTSPDYSLQDLYKAFISGPQFSLVKSKTLKEEIIHTTFFDTVKSIDVPVYIIHGKYDKQANYELAKQYYEFLDAPNGKVFITLENSAHYPNQRDASIINDTIKNMLEK, encoded by the coding sequence ATGATTAAAATATGTCTTTTTGCTTTTATTATACTTCTATTATTTGCACTTATATTATTCGGTTATCGTTTTATTGCCCAACAGCGTATTCATCAAAAAAGTGCTGAAATTATCGAAAATGGCGGTATTAGTGAGCTCAAAGAAATAGCGGTCAATGGAGATAAGCAGTTTATCTTAGTGGAAGGGCAAGATAAGGAGAAGCCCTTTTGTTTATTCCTTCATGGCGGGCCAGGTTCTCCGTTTCCTTATGGTGTAAGTGCTCGAACATTGTATCCAGAAATAACTGAGAATTGTGTCGCCGTCTATTACGATCAAAGAGGTTCAGGTAAAAGCTATAATAAGGAACTATCTGTTACTACCATGAATCTATCTCAATTTACAGAAGACGCTAATCATATCGTTGATTATATTAGAGAGCATTATCAGCAGGAAAAAATCTTTATCATTGGTCAATCCTTTGGTACGATAATTGGTACTCAATTAGTGGCTAAATATCCCGAGAAATTCCACGCCTATTTAGGTATAGCTCAAATAACTGATATTATTAAAGGGCAGGAACTCGGTTATAGCTGGTTAAAAAATGAGGCCCGAGCAAATGATGATGAGAAAACACTGCGCATTTTAGAGGATTTAGGAAAGGGGCCTTATCTAGCAGAGGATGAGGATCAATTTAGTGACCTAATTAATCGATATAAAGGAATGAATTATTTTGATGAGACGATAGAAAAGGTTAATCTTTTTGGTTTAATAAAAGGGGCTTTTACTTCACCCGATTACTCTTTACAGGATCTTTATAAGGCATTTATCTCTGGGCCTCAGTTTAGCCTTGTTAAAAGCAAGACATTAAAAGAAGAAATTATCCATACAACTTTTTTTGACACGGTCAAAAGTATAGATGTTCCCGTTTACATTATTCATGGTAAATATGATAAACAAGCAAATTATGAATTGGCAAAACAATATTACGAGTTTTTAGATGCACCAAATGGTAAGGTATTTATCACATTGGAGAACTCTGCCCATTATCCAAATCAGCGCGATGCATCAATCATAAATGACACGATAAAAAACATGCTTGAAAAATAA
- a CDS encoding Fic family protein yields MFSLRATQIEQGTNKINSFYLRDFQRLHAHLFQDIYSFAGHFRDVQLMKGSTRFCQYQFINSYASELFLQKNNEPTWSSINQAANRLA; encoded by the coding sequence GTGTTTTCACTCAGAGCTACACAAATTGAACAAGGAACAAACAAAATCAACTCATTCTATCTTCGTGACTTCCAACGTTTACACGCACATCTATTTCAAGATATTTATTCGTTCGCTGGACACTTTAGAGATGTTCAATTAATGAAAGGTTCTACCCGATTTTGCCAATATCAATTTATTAACTCCTATGCAAGTGAATTGTTTCTACAAAAAAATAATGAACCAACTTGGAGTTCCATTAATCAAGCTGCAAATAGATTGGCTTAA
- a CDS encoding alpha/beta hydrolase — protein sequence MKKKMLLLSGITTTLAAAATGLFGFALSNKLMYIQQKDPEFVRERETTAKRFDEAWYNKNLKCELNIDSPNGYTIRGIMFQPLETDNTIIICHGVTENKINSVKYARLFERLGYNSVIFDHRRHGESGGKTTSYGYYEKNDLDAVVKTVKAMIGENAILGIHGESMGAATMLLYAGTIEDGADFYISDCAFSDFSMLLRQIAKTEFKYGSIIPIRFADFFIRLRDGYSFKSVTPAEAVTNIKKPILFIHSIPDTFIPPSMSLDLYNKKTGPKKLKLFDTGAHAQSFNENMAEYEDLIHDFLESFIYQKMNRESSSSNVIPFHF from the coding sequence ATGAAGAAGAAAATGCTATTATTGTCAGGTATTACAACGACGCTTGCCGCTGCAGCAACAGGACTGTTCGGCTTTGCGCTTTCAAATAAATTGATGTACATTCAACAAAAGGACCCCGAGTTTGTACGTGAACGGGAAACTACAGCTAAACGCTTTGACGAAGCTTGGTACAATAAAAATTTAAAATGTGAATTAAATATTGATTCACCTAATGGCTATACAATTCGAGGTATTATGTTTCAGCCATTAGAAACCGATAACACCATCATTATTTGCCATGGCGTAACAGAAAATAAAATCAACTCTGTCAAATATGCTCGACTTTTTGAACGACTCGGATACAATTCTGTCATTTTTGATCATCGTCGCCATGGGGAGTCTGGAGGTAAAACAACTAGCTATGGCTATTATGAGAAAAATGACTTGGATGCCGTAGTGAAAACGGTCAAGGCGATGATTGGAGAAAATGCGATTCTTGGTATTCATGGGGAATCAATGGGTGCTGCAACAATGCTCCTTTATGCAGGAACAATAGAGGATGGTGCAGATTTCTATATTTCGGATTGTGCCTTTTCTGATTTTTCCATGCTCCTTCGACAAATTGCCAAAACAGAATTTAAGTACGGCTCTATTATTCCCATTCGTTTTGCAGATTTTTTTATTCGATTGCGTGACGGCTATTCCTTTAAAAGTGTGACACCAGCTGAAGCAGTCACAAATATTAAAAAGCCCATACTCTTTATCCATAGTATTCCTGATACATTTATTCCTCCTTCTATGTCACTGGACTTATACAATAAAAAGACTGGTCCTAAGAAATTAAAGCTATTTGATACAGGAGCCCATGCTCAATCCTTTAATGAAAATATGGCTGAATATGAGGATTTAATTCATGATTTTTTAGAAAGCTTCATTTATCAGAAAATGAATCGTGAATCTTCCTCCTCAAATGTTATTCCATTTCACTTTTAA
- a CDS encoding Zn-dependent hydrolase, producing MKKIQLNSPEFNRVLKNLQFENLSLTPTLQKKVLEIVNSGEQISPTIIKEALKNGKV from the coding sequence ATGAAAAAAATACAATTAAACTCACCTGAATTTAATCGTGTACTGAAAAATTTACAATTTGAAAATTTATCACTAACTCCCACACTACAAAAAAAAGTGCTTGAAATCGTTAATTCTGGTGAGCAAATTTCGCCAACTATTATTAAGGAAGCTTTAAAAAATGGGAAAGTATAA
- a CDS encoding S-ribosylhomocysteine lyase — translation MDLIYLKELCALQKEKTNVESFDLDHTKVKAPYVRLAGVKSGKNGDEVFKYDIRFKQPNKEHMEMPALHSLEHLSADIIRNYSDQIVDFSPMGCQTGFYVSLINHNDYEDLLDILEKTFTDVTKATAVPACNEVQCGWAASHSLEGAQALAKEFLAKRDEWHIVFAE, via the coding sequence ATGGATTTAATCTATTTAAAGGAGTTGTGTGCATTGCAGAAAGAAAAAACAAATGTTGAGAGTTTTGATTTAGATCATACGAAGGTAAAAGCACCGTATGTTCGTTTAGCTGGTGTTAAATCAGGAAAAAATGGCGATGAAGTGTTTAAATACGATATTCGCTTTAAGCAGCCTAATAAAGAGCATATGGAAATGCCTGCATTACATTCCTTAGAGCATTTATCGGCTGACATTATTCGTAATTATTCAGATCAAATTGTTGATTTTAGCCCAATGGGTTGTCAAACAGGCTTTTATGTATCATTGATTAATCATAATGATTACGAGGATTTATTAGATATATTAGAAAAGACATTTACAGATGTAACAAAGGCAACTGCGGTTCCTGCATGTAATGAGGTGCAATGTGGCTGGGCAGCAAGCCATAGCTTGGAAGGAGCACAAGCATTAGCTAAAGAATTTTTAGCAAAACGTGATGAATGGCATATCGTTTTTGCTGAATAA
- a CDS encoding YqkE family protein has translation MGKKRKQQQQRMDSSLTATLPKQEAMTLADQLGGDVLAKLKAAKQDLAAKEQAAEEERQANLAFERKQREKNKSFEELLNEYGDKGSKF, from the coding sequence ATGGGTAAAAAACGAAAACAGCAACAGCAACGTATGGATAGTAGTTTGACAGCTACTTTACCAAAGCAGGAGGCCATGACCTTAGCGGATCAGCTCGGTGGAGATGTGCTTGCTAAGTTAAAGGCAGCTAAACAGGATTTAGCAGCGAAGGAGCAGGCGGCTGAAGAAGAGCGCCAAGCCAATCTAGCCTTTGAGCGCAAGCAGCGTGAAAAGAACAAATCGTTTGAAGAACTTCTAAACGAATACGGCGATAAAGGCTCAAAATTTTAA
- a CDS encoding Fic family protein, with protein sequence MQVNCFYKKIMNQLGVPLIKLQIDWLKSELNMLHPFREGNGRTIRIFLQALSKGVDWNFTDID encoded by the coding sequence ATGCAAGTGAATTGTTTCTACAAAAAAATAATGAACCAACTTGGAGTTCCATTAATCAAGCTGCAAATAGATTGGCTTAAATCCGAATTGAATATGCTACATCCTTTCAGAGAGGGAAATGGGCGTACCATTCGTATTTTTTTACAAGCATTATCTAAAGGTGTTGACTGGAATTTTACAGATATAGATTAA
- a CDS encoding VanZ family protein → MKKWLVLVVFLLVLIISSSMTYEQQSILPELEDILVNKPFEKQLSLLHIPYWDTVVSVEERGYFKFVEFLIRKLTHFVGFGCIALGIYFAWGKRRFPALVAIVGTAIIAILDEFRQSFTPGRMMSGQDVLVDTAGAIVFVGIVVFVKKLRK, encoded by the coding sequence ATGAAGAAATGGCTTGTCTTAGTAGTATTTTTGTTGGTGCTTATTATTTCATCTAGCATGACCTATGAGCAGCAAAGCATACTACCAGAATTAGAGGATATCTTAGTAAATAAACCTTTTGAGAAACAATTATCTTTATTACACATTCCCTATTGGGATACGGTCGTTTCTGTGGAAGAGCGTGGTTATTTTAAATTTGTAGAGTTTTTAATTCGAAAACTAACGCATTTTGTGGGATTCGGTTGCATTGCACTTGGAATTTACTTTGCATGGGGCAAACGTCGATTTCCGGCATTAGTCGCAATTGTAGGAACAGCTATCATTGCCATACTTGATGAGTTTCGTCAAAGCTTTACACCAGGACGAATGATGAGTGGGCAGGATGTCCTTGTCGATACAGCTGGCGCCATTGTTTTTGTGGGTATTGTTGTGTTTGTTAAGAAATTAAGAAAGTAG
- the sirA gene encoding sporulation inhibitor of replication protein SirA, with amino-acid sequence MRTYSIYKIKEEHLTFIFGRERKLLEMMQGCEDANEKSLKELAYICESVRFDEIAAMLEVQLDSKYAHLERARNALFLEHPIKGKMAIYLVERKICVYCEGSRMLDLDLFQMLAKMSERFIAFNKQDNECGWLKPMKYTMH; translated from the coding sequence GTGAGAACCTATTCCATATATAAAATAAAAGAAGAGCATTTAACATTTATTTTCGGTAGAGAACGAAAGTTATTAGAGATGATGCAGGGCTGCGAAGATGCTAACGAGAAATCCTTAAAAGAGCTTGCCTATATATGTGAATCTGTTCGCTTCGATGAAATTGCTGCGATGCTAGAGGTGCAACTAGATTCCAAATATGCACATTTAGAAAGAGCTCGTAATGCCTTATTTTTAGAACATCCTATAAAGGGGAAAATGGCTATCTATTTGGTGGAACGTAAAATTTGTGTCTACTGTGAAGGATCCAGAATGCTCGATTTAGATCTTTTCCAGATGCTTGCGAAGATGAGTGAGCGTTTTATTGCCTTCAATAAACAGGATAATGAGTGTGGATGGCTAAAGCCTATGAAGTATACAATGCACTAG
- a CDS encoding PspA/IM30 family protein, translating into MNLFQRFKYTIEADLHQAFDKKEQKNPIAMLNQYIREAEKQTEQTGTLLARQGQLKEKLEQELKQNAELLTKREAQLKLATTSGEQDLIDFATDEVAAYTARNNTLQGSIEASTREYFELERKFETMKHKIKDMKVRQLQLMGKENVTRAHHQMDGMLAKNNKTNFEDLEAYIDKLAYQIDKDHEVTTFEARLAQLEKKAAEENAPLLIENK; encoded by the coding sequence ATGAACTTATTTCAACGCTTTAAATATACAATAGAGGCTGACTTACATCAGGCATTTGATAAAAAGGAACAAAAAAATCCAATTGCCATGCTAAATCAATATATTCGCGAGGCGGAAAAACAAACTGAGCAAACTGGAACATTATTAGCGCGTCAAGGCCAGCTAAAGGAAAAATTGGAGCAGGAGCTGAAACAAAACGCTGAGCTACTTACTAAGCGTGAAGCGCAACTAAAATTGGCTACTACTAGCGGTGAACAGGATTTAATCGACTTTGCTACTGATGAGGTTGCTGCTTACACGGCACGAAACAATACATTACAAGGTAGTATTGAAGCAAGTACACGTGAGTACTTCGAGCTTGAGCGTAAATTTGAAACGATGAAGCACAAAATTAAAGATATGAAAGTGCGTCAATTACAGCTGATGGGCAAGGAAAACGTAACACGTGCCCACCATCAAATGGATGGTATGCTTGCTAAAAACAATAAAACGAACTTTGAGGATTTAGAAGCCTATATCGATAAGCTTGCTTACCAAATCGATAAAGACCATGAAGTCACTACTTTTGAGGCACGTCTTGCTCAGTTAGAAAAAAAAGCAGCAGAAGAAAACGCACCACTACTAATCGAAAATAAATAA
- a CDS encoding YneF family protein → MPTWGWIIIVIIALAAGAALGFYFARQAMMKYLKENPPINEQMIRMMMAQMGRTPSEKQVRQMMAQMNKFQK, encoded by the coding sequence ATGCCTACATGGGGCTGGATTATTATCGTAATTATCGCATTAGCAGCGGGAGCGGCACTTGGTTTCTATTTCGCTCGTCAAGCTATGATGAAATATTTAAAAGAAAACCCACCTATTAATGAGCAAATGATTCGTATGATGATGGCGCAGATGGGTCGTACGCCGTCTGAAAAGCAAGTACGTCAAATGATGGCACAAATGAATAAGTTCCAAAAATAA
- a CDS encoding acetyl-CoA C-acetyltransferase, which yields MANEVVIVSAVRTAIGSFQGALKDVPATTLGSIVIKEALARAGVAGEQVDEVIMGNVLSAGLGQNPARQAAIAAGLPHEVSALTINKVCGSGLKAVHLATQAILAGDADIIVAGGFENMSQAPYVLKNAREGFRMGDQKVVDTMIHDGLWCAFNDYHMGITAENLCDAYEISREEQDAFAARSQQRAEAAIEAGKFNDEIVAVEIPQRKGESIVFDKDEFPRKGVTAESLSKLRPAFKKDGSVTAANASGINDGAAAVVVMSKEKAEALGIQPMALIAANASAGVDPAIMGTGPVTAVKKALANADVSLEAIDLIEANEAFAAQSIAVDRELGFNHDKLNVNGGAIALGHPIGASGARILVTLLHEMEKTNAKTGLATLCIGGGQGVATIVKRP from the coding sequence ATGGCAAACGAGGTAGTAATCGTAAGTGCTGTACGTACAGCAATTGGCTCTTTTCAAGGAGCATTAAAAGACGTACCAGCGACAACTTTAGGCAGTATTGTCATTAAAGAAGCATTGGCACGTGCTGGCGTAGCAGGCGAACAAGTTGACGAGGTCATAATGGGGAATGTTTTATCGGCAGGACTTGGGCAGAATCCAGCCCGTCAAGCAGCCATTGCAGCAGGCTTACCACATGAAGTATCAGCCTTAACGATTAATAAGGTGTGTGGCTCAGGCTTAAAAGCAGTGCATTTAGCGACACAGGCCATTTTAGCAGGAGACGCAGATATTATCGTGGCAGGTGGCTTTGAAAATATGAGTCAAGCACCATATGTCTTAAAAAATGCTCGTGAAGGCTTCCGTATGGGAGATCAGAAGGTTGTCGATACAATGATTCATGATGGTCTATGGTGTGCATTTAATGATTACCATATGGGCATTACCGCAGAAAATTTATGTGATGCCTATGAGATTTCTCGAGAAGAGCAAGATGCTTTTGCGGCACGTTCACAACAGCGTGCAGAAGCAGCTATTGAGGCAGGGAAATTTAATGATGAAATCGTCGCTGTGGAAATACCTCAGCGTAAGGGAGAGTCAATTGTTTTTGATAAAGATGAATTCCCTCGTAAAGGTGTGACAGCAGAGTCTCTATCTAAATTACGTCCTGCCTTTAAGAAGGATGGATCAGTAACAGCAGCCAATGCATCTGGCATTAATGATGGCGCAGCAGCAGTTGTTGTTATGTCAAAAGAAAAAGCAGAAGCGTTAGGAATTCAACCGATGGCATTAATTGCCGCAAATGCAAGTGCAGGTGTTGACCCAGCCATTATGGGAACTGGACCTGTCACAGCCGTAAAGAAAGCATTGGCAAATGCTGATGTTTCTTTAGAAGCAATTGATTTAATTGAAGCGAATGAAGCATTTGCAGCACAATCCATAGCTGTCGATCGCGAATTAGGCTTTAATCATGATAAACTAAATGTCAATGGGGGAGCAATTGCCCTTGGTCACCCAATTGGTGCAAGTGGTGCACGTATTTTAGTAACACTTTTACATGAGATGGAAAAGACTAATGCCAAAACAGGTCTTGCTACACTCTGTATCGGTGGGGGTCAAGGTGTAGCAACAATTGTTAAACGCCCTTGA
- a CDS encoding ABC transporter permease, with amino-acid sequence MKKFLLLTGGIIAACVALALIGPLAGLLFSGLLVALGMHFYIASKSTFGKIIWFTVGLIGVLSAVSNIPAMIGLAAIAIIYVIYKKWNNEDVKIPTIEAKEEDPFTNFEKEWSNLTK; translated from the coding sequence ATGAAAAAATTTCTTCTATTAACAGGAGGCATCATTGCAGCATGTGTAGCACTTGCCTTAATCGGACCACTAGCAGGGTTACTATTTTCGGGGTTATTAGTAGCACTTGGTATGCACTTCTACATTGCAAGCAAATCAACATTTGGCAAAATCATTTGGTTCACAGTGGGTCTGATTGGTGTTCTTTCAGCCGTATCTAATATCCCTGCAATGATTGGATTAGCGGCAATCGCTATCATCTACGTGATCTATAAAAAATGGAATAACGAAGATGTTAAAATTCCAACAATTGAAGCAAAAGAAGAAGATCCGTTTACAAACTTTGAAAAAGAATGGTCAAACTTAACAAAATAA